A genome region from Flavobacterium sp. CFS9 includes the following:
- a CDS encoding acyl-CoA thioesterase yields MEYSKNYTAADAHIDIQGIMDGLYYPFYMEECRHDFVKEVLGFDFVQQAENGVFMVLSEYSIKFIRSLKKDDNFDVTCAVYTDAQGLPRLHFKQSIVKNGKTMATAVFTGTCIPATGGRPYLPEELKANFADAPSLQL; encoded by the coding sequence ATGGAATATTCAAAAAATTACACAGCTGCAGACGCACACATAGACATACAAGGCATCATGGACGGTTTGTACTACCCTTTTTATATGGAAGAATGCCGTCACGACTTTGTGAAAGAGGTTTTAGGTTTTGATTTTGTGCAACAGGCTGAAAATGGCGTATTTATGGTTTTATCTGAATACAGTATCAAATTTATCCGTTCGCTAAAAAAAGATGACAATTTTGATGTTACCTGTGCTGTTTATACTGATGCTCAAGGATTACCGCGACTGCATTTCAAACAATCGATTGTAAAAAACGGAAAAACGATGGCGACGGCAGTATTTACAGGAACCTGTATTCCCGCTACCGGAGGCAGACCTTATCTGCCCGAAGAATTGAAAGCTAATTTTGCTGATGCACCTTCTTTACAGCTATAG
- a CDS encoding SIMPL domain-containing protein: MKKVVLFLTIMFMTMSYAQEAKQIPQINVSGEGKVKIAPDQVCISATVETKGNNAKDVKKQNDEKIDAVLKFIKKMNVPVADYKTKQVSLNPQYDYEKKKTSYNATQTVEIVLKDLSKYDEVMEGLVQQGINRIDNVSFESSKLAQHQSEARKLAIKDAKAKAEDYVSVLGQKVGKAIAISDNSQVYNPRPMYAMKSMAMDSAAGGAEHETLAIGEIEITANVNVSFVLD, from the coding sequence ATGAAGAAAGTAGTATTATTTTTAACAATCATGTTTATGACTATGTCTTACGCTCAAGAAGCCAAACAAATTCCTCAAATCAATGTAAGTGGTGAAGGAAAAGTAAAAATAGCACCAGATCAGGTTTGTATTTCAGCTACGGTGGAAACAAAAGGGAATAATGCTAAAGATGTCAAAAAACAAAACGACGAAAAAATTGACGCTGTTTTGAAATTTATTAAAAAAATGAATGTTCCTGTTGCTGATTACAAAACGAAACAAGTTTCGCTTAATCCGCAATACGATTACGAAAAAAAGAAAACAAGTTATAATGCTACTCAGACTGTAGAAATTGTATTGAAAGATTTATCTAAGTATGATGAAGTAATGGAAGGTTTGGTACAACAAGGAATCAATCGCATCGATAATGTTTCTTTTGAATCTTCTAAATTAGCACAGCACCAATCAGAAGCTCGTAAATTAGCTATTAAAGATGCTAAGGCAAAAGCAGAAGACTACGTTTCAGTTTTAGGTCAAAAAGTAGGTAAAGCGATTGCAATTTCAGACAATTCTCAGGTATACAATCCTAGACCAATGTATGCTATGAAATCAATGGCTATGGATAGTGCTGCAGGTGGTGCTGAACATGAAACTCTTGCAATTGGAGAAATTGAAATTACAGCAAACGTAAACGTAAGTTTCGTTTTAGATTAA
- a CDS encoding rhomboid family intramembrane serine protease has product MNTILIGIIVANVLISYQGFNNLAFFRKYEFHVGSIRSGEQIRMLSSGFLHADTMHLLFNMLTLWFFAPVVLQWLGNFSFLLIYFGSLIFGSLLTMLFHKNDYSYRAVGASGAVTGVLYSAILLQPDMMLGIFFVIPMPAYLFGILYLLYSIYGMKAKNDNIGHTAHFGGAIGGYFITLIKEPSLFVDHSMMVILLAIPILILFVMAKLGKL; this is encoded by the coding sequence ATGAATACCATTTTGATTGGAATTATAGTTGCCAATGTTTTGATTAGTTATCAGGGTTTCAACAATCTTGCTTTTTTTAGAAAATATGAGTTTCATGTAGGCAGTATTCGCTCAGGAGAACAAATCAGAATGTTATCATCCGGTTTTTTACATGCCGATACGATGCATTTACTTTTTAATATGCTTACCCTTTGGTTTTTTGCTCCGGTGGTATTGCAGTGGCTGGGTAATTTTTCCTTTTTGTTGATTTATTTCGGAAGTTTAATTTTCGGAAGTTTATTGACGATGCTGTTTCATAAGAACGATTACAGTTACCGTGCGGTAGGAGCATCGGGTGCAGTGACGGGAGTTTTATACTCCGCCATATTGTTACAGCCGGATATGATGCTGGGAATCTTTTTTGTCATACCAATGCCGGCTTATTTATTCGGAATTTTATATTTATTGTATTCGATATACGGAATGAAGGCTAAAAATGATAATATCGGACATACAGCACATTTTGGAGGTGCTATTGGAGGATATTTCATAACTTTGATCAAAGAGCCATCTTTATTTGTAGATCACAGCATGATGGTAATATTGTTAGCGATCCCGATTTTGATCCTTTTTGTAATGGCGAAATTGGGGAAATTGTAA
- a CDS encoding lysophospholipid acyltransferase family protein: protein MQFLVYIIAFPFLWLISILPFRIFYLFSDFVYLIIYRIVGYRKRVVRENLRLTLPHLTDAERKEIEKKFYKHMCDMFLEMIKTMSISPQEMERRFKTTNLDLVNEYAEKGKSTILVAAHYASYEWLLTINPKLAFKGIAVYKKVANPYFDKLVRKIRSKYNTEMVETRKAIPTMAQNQRKGILSMYGLASDQSPKLDRIFHSMKFMGIEVPVHTGAEMLAKKYGLSVIFVKVKKVARGYYEATFVPIADNPNDYENFDITEKYLREVEKQIYEAPEFYLWTHKRWKHRVE, encoded by the coding sequence ATGCAATTTCTCGTTTATATAATAGCCTTCCCTTTTCTTTGGCTTATATCTATTCTTCCTTTTCGAATATTTTACTTGTTTTCTGATTTTGTCTATTTAATCATTTACAGAATTGTAGGCTACCGCAAAAGAGTGGTACGCGAAAACTTAAGACTTACTTTACCGCATTTAACTGATGCTGAACGAAAAGAAATCGAGAAAAAATTCTACAAACACATGTGCGATATGTTTTTGGAAATGATCAAAACCATGAGTATTTCACCTCAGGAAATGGAAAGAAGATTCAAAACTACCAATCTTGACCTGGTAAACGAATATGCAGAAAAAGGAAAAAGCACAATTCTGGTAGCAGCACACTACGCCAGTTACGAATGGCTTTTGACGATTAATCCTAAGCTTGCTTTTAAGGGTATTGCGGTGTATAAAAAAGTAGCCAATCCGTACTTTGACAAATTGGTTCGAAAAATTCGCTCGAAATACAATACTGAAATGGTCGAAACCAGAAAAGCAATTCCGACAATGGCTCAAAACCAACGAAAGGGAATTTTAAGCATGTACGGTTTAGCAAGCGACCAATCGCCTAAACTGGACCGAATTTTTCACTCGATGAAATTTATGGGAATTGAAGTTCCTGTGCACACCGGAGCCGAAATGCTGGCCAAAAAATACGGCCTGAGTGTCATTTTTGTAAAAGTAAAAAAAGTAGCCAGAGGTTACTATGAGGCTACCTTCGTACCGATTGCAGACAATCCGAATGATTATGAAAATTTTGACATTACAGAGAAATATCTAAGAGAAGTAGAAAAACAAATTTACGAAGCTCCTGAATTCTATTTGTGGACACATAAAAGATGGAAACATCGGGTAGAGTAA
- the glmM gene encoding phosphoglucosamine mutase has protein sequence MTLIKSISGIRGTIGGKVGDNLTPVDAVKFASAYGTFLKNNTSKEKLTVVIGRDARISGPMIHNLVVNTLIGLGIDVIDLGLSTTPTVEVAVPLEKADGGIILTASHNPKQWNALKLLNAKGEFLSGEEGAKILEIAEAEAFDFSDVDSLGEITVNDAYMDIHIDEVLNLPLVDVEAVKAAKFKVVVDGVNSSGGIIIPKLLEQMGVEVVKLYCEPNGHFPHNPEPLKEHLTDISELVVKEKAHLGVVVDPDVDRLAFISEDGEMFGEEYTLVACADYVLSKTPGNTVSNMSSSRALRDVTLAHGGKYEASAVGEVNVVALMKKNNAIIGGEGNGGIIYPESHYGRDSLVGVALFLTHLANKKMSVSALRASYPEYYMSKNKIELTPQIDVDAILVAMTEKYKNEDISTIDGVKIDFATEWVHLRKSNTEPIIRIYTEAPSQEKADVLALRIIDEIKAIAGI, from the coding sequence ATGACTTTAATAAAATCAATTTCAGGTATACGAGGGACAATCGGTGGTAAAGTAGGAGATAACCTGACTCCTGTTGATGCTGTAAAATTTGCATCAGCATACGGTACCTTTCTGAAAAACAACACATCAAAAGAGAAATTAACGGTGGTAATTGGTCGTGATGCCAGAATTTCAGGACCAATGATTCACAATCTTGTAGTAAATACTCTAATAGGTTTAGGAATCGATGTAATTGATTTAGGACTTTCTACAACACCAACTGTAGAAGTTGCTGTTCCGTTAGAAAAAGCAGATGGAGGAATTATTTTAACAGCTTCTCACAATCCGAAACAATGGAACGCTTTGAAATTGTTGAACGCAAAAGGGGAATTTTTAAGCGGAGAAGAAGGAGCAAAAATTCTTGAAATCGCAGAAGCAGAAGCTTTTGATTTTTCCGATGTTGACAGTTTAGGTGAAATTACGGTGAATGACGCTTACATGGATATTCATATCGACGAGGTTTTAAACTTGCCTTTGGTGGATGTTGAAGCAGTAAAAGCCGCTAAGTTTAAAGTAGTAGTAGATGGAGTGAATTCTTCAGGAGGAATTATCATTCCAAAATTATTGGAACAAATGGGTGTTGAAGTCGTAAAATTATACTGCGAACCAAACGGACATTTTCCTCACAATCCGGAACCGTTGAAAGAGCATTTAACGGATATTTCTGAATTGGTAGTAAAAGAAAAAGCACACTTAGGAGTAGTTGTTGATCCGGATGTTGATCGTTTAGCTTTTATTTCTGAAGATGGAGAAATGTTTGGAGAAGAGTATACTTTAGTAGCTTGTGCCGATTATGTTTTGAGTAAAACTCCGGGAAATACCGTTTCAAACATGTCATCATCCCGTGCTTTACGCGATGTAACTTTAGCTCATGGCGGTAAATATGAAGCCAGCGCTGTTGGTGAAGTAAACGTGGTAGCGTTAATGAAAAAAAACAATGCTATTATTGGAGGAGAAGGTAACGGTGGAATCATTTATCCGGAATCTCATTACGGAAGAGATAGCTTGGTAGGAGTTGCTTTATTTCTGACACATTTGGCAAATAAAAAGATGTCAGTTTCGGCATTGCGTGCTTCTTATCCGGAATATTATATGAGTAAAAATAAAATTGAATTGACCCCACAAATTGATGTTGATGCGATTTTGGTAGCGATGACCGAAAAATATAAAAACGAAGACATTAGTACAATTGATGGTGTAAAAATTGATTTTGCTACAGAATGGGTTCATTTAAGAAAATCAAACACAGAGCCAATCATCAGAATTTATACAGAAGCTCCTTCTCAGGAAAAAGCGGATGTCTTGGCACTTCGAATCATTGACGAAATAAAAGCAATTGCAGGAATTTAA
- a CDS encoding ACP phosphodiesterase, which yields MNFLAHIYLSGENDLIKIGNFMADGIRGKQFEHFPEDVQKGILLHRFIDTYTDSHDVFRQSTKRLHEKYHHYAGVIVDIVYDHFLAKNWEKYSDEKLDRFVNRFYRSLHENYPILTEKTQDLMPYMIQHNWLVSYQTVEGIHRILTQMDRRSKNQSQMQFASTELKEFYPEFEREFTLFFEDMKNQANQKLLSL from the coding sequence ATGAATTTCCTAGCCCATATCTATCTTTCAGGTGAAAATGATCTGATTAAAATTGGCAACTTTATGGCCGATGGAATTCGCGGTAAACAGTTTGAACACTTTCCTGAAGATGTTCAGAAAGGAATTCTTTTACATCGTTTTATAGATACTTATACGGATTCTCATGATGTTTTCAGACAAAGCACCAAACGTTTACATGAAAAATACCATCATTATGCCGGTGTAATTGTCGATATCGTCTACGATCATTTTTTAGCCAAAAACTGGGAAAAATATTCCGATGAAAAACTGGACCGTTTTGTGAACCGATTTTACAGGTCGCTACACGAAAACTATCCTATACTGACTGAAAAAACGCAAGATCTGATGCCTTATATGATTCAGCACAACTGGCTTGTAAGCTATCAGACAGTTGAAGGGATTCATCGAATTTTAACTCAAATGGACCGAAGGTCGAAAAACCAATCCCAAATGCAATTTGCCAGCACAGAACTAAAGGAATTCTATCCGGAATTTGAACGTGAGTTTACTCTCTTTTTTGAGGATATGAAAAATCAGGCCAATCAAAAATTACTTTCTCTTTAA
- the ggt gene encoding gamma-glutamyltransferase: protein MKKITFLFTLIYISCTAQQNPIIPTGLVVSKAMVVSARAEASKVGADIMKKGGNAFDAMVGTELALAVAFPYAGNLGGGGFMVYRKANGEVGSLDYREKAPLAATKDMFLDKDGNVIKGKSTETALAIGVPGTVAGVFAVHKKLGSLPMSEILKPVIALAEKGVVVTLKQQKQLEAYHDAIVKVNGPNTLMAGKFKENDTIKYPALASTLKRIQKNGKDEFYKGQTAKTLVNYIQKKGGIITLKDLEKYEAKWRKPLQFDYKELKITSMAPPSSGGICLAQIMKMISPFYLSKMGHNTPESIQVIVEAERRAYADRSQFLGDPDFVKIPMNALLSDTYLKDRMSNFNAEKASLSSEIKEGKVTYNESTETTHYSIVDAQGNGVAATTTINDAFGSKYYCDELGFFLNNEMDDFSAKPGSPNMFGLVGNEANSIAPQKRMLSSMTPTIVEKNGKLFMVVGTPGGSTIITSVLQAILNVYEYNLSMQEAVNAPRFHHQWLPDLITFEPGAFSNVTIDKLKAKGYLINEKNAPVIGKLDCILVLPNNSLEGGADFRGDDTAVGF from the coding sequence ATGAAAAAAATAACTTTCTTATTTACGCTAATCTATATTAGCTGTACTGCACAGCAAAACCCAATAATACCAACCGGGCTTGTAGTTTCAAAAGCGATGGTGGTTTCAGCACGTGCAGAAGCTTCTAAAGTGGGGGCCGATATCATGAAAAAAGGCGGTAATGCTTTTGATGCGATGGTAGGTACCGAACTGGCTCTGGCTGTTGCTTTTCCGTACGCCGGAAATCTGGGCGGGGGCGGTTTTATGGTTTACCGAAAAGCCAATGGCGAAGTTGGATCATTGGATTATCGTGAAAAGGCGCCACTTGCCGCAACAAAAGACATGTTCCTTGATAAAGACGGAAATGTCATTAAAGGAAAAAGTACCGAAACGGCTTTGGCTATTGGTGTTCCGGGAACTGTTGCCGGAGTTTTTGCAGTTCATAAGAAACTAGGTTCTCTCCCAATGTCCGAAATTCTAAAACCTGTTATTGCCCTTGCCGAAAAAGGTGTGGTCGTGACCCTAAAACAGCAAAAGCAACTGGAAGCTTATCATGATGCCATTGTAAAAGTAAATGGTCCAAATACCCTTATGGCAGGAAAATTTAAAGAAAATGATACTATTAAATATCCAGCTCTGGCCAGTACTTTGAAACGTATTCAAAAGAACGGAAAAGATGAATTTTACAAAGGACAAACTGCTAAAACTTTAGTAAATTATATTCAGAAAAAAGGAGGAATCATAACGCTTAAAGATTTAGAAAAATACGAAGCCAAATGGAGAAAACCATTACAGTTTGATTATAAAGAACTCAAAATAACATCGATGGCGCCACCAAGCAGCGGTGGAATTTGTCTGGCTCAAATTATGAAAATGATCAGTCCTTTTTATTTATCTAAAATGGGACACAATACTCCGGAATCCATTCAGGTAATCGTTGAAGCGGAGCGAAGAGCGTATGCCGACAGAAGTCAGTTTTTAGGAGATCCTGATTTTGTAAAAATTCCGATGAATGCTTTATTATCTGATACGTATTTAAAAGACAGAATGTCGAATTTCAATGCCGAAAAAGCGAGTTTGTCTTCTGAAATCAAAGAAGGAAAAGTAACCTACAATGAAAGTACCGAAACCACTCATTATTCGATCGTGGATGCGCAAGGAAATGGTGTTGCTGCTACTACAACTATAAATGATGCATTTGGATCTAAATATTATTGTGATGAACTGGGCTTCTTTTTAAATAATGAAATGGACGATTTTAGTGCAAAACCGGGATCTCCTAATATGTTTGGTTTAGTAGGAAATGAAGCGAACAGTATTGCTCCGCAAAAAAGAATGCTAAGTTCGATGACTCCGACTATTGTCGAAAAAAACGGTAAATTGTTTATGGTGGTAGGTACTCCGGGCGGATCGACTATTATCACTTCGGTATTACAGGCAATTTTAAATGTGTATGAGTATAATTTAAGCATGCAGGAAGCAGTCAATGCTCCACGTTTTCACCATCAGTGGCTTCCGGATCTTATTACATTTGAGCCTGGTGCCTTTAGCAATGTTACAATTGACAAGTTAAAAGCCAAAGGGTATCTGATCAATGAAAAAAACGCTCCTGTAATTGGTAAACTGGATTGTATATTGGTTCTTCCAAACAACTCTCTTGAAGGCGGAGCTGATTTTCGTGGAGACGATACTGCGGTAGGTTTTTAA
- a CDS encoding chloride channel protein yields the protein MLKKYFRKLENIIALGQSLMTPKQFIFLSSVLIGISCSLAVIVLKTFAHSVFSFATYINGILKLSFINSILPIIGIVLTVFVIKRVLNGSIEKGTSQILYAVAKKASIIPRKQMYAQIVTSSLTVGLGGSAGLESPIVITGAAFGSNFAQNYRLPYKDRTLLIGCGVAAGIAAAFNAPIAGVLFAIEVLLVDVSISAFTPIMISAATGALVSAIVLDETILLSFKKQEAFNYHNIPFYVLLGILTGFMAVYYARNFQRIEHYFASLKIGAYKKALIGSSLLALLIFIFPTLFGEGYESIKTLSETDPGKILNNTLFEDFRNNQWVLLLFVGCTMMVKVFASALTLGSGGNGGNFAPSLFLGSYLGYFFSKSISLIGLSKLPISNFTMVGMAGILSGLFHAPLTAIFLIAEITGGYSLMIPLMIVSSISFAISKRFEKYSLDVKGLAKKGHAFTSNKDSNILSTLDIDTIIQCDYLTVHPDENLSKLVDLISHSNQVVFAVVNNEKELVGIVHFNDIREIIFNAYRVKYTSIKDVMKTPAVTISSSDSMEIVMSKFEQSKTAFLPVIRNEKYYGFISKSIALEAYRTKLRSMTIE from the coding sequence ATGCTAAAAAAATATTTTAGAAAACTAGAAAACATTATCGCTTTAGGACAATCATTAATGACTCCAAAGCAATTTATTTTCCTGTCAAGCGTTTTAATTGGTATTTCCTGCTCCTTGGCTGTAATTGTTTTAAAAACTTTTGCCCATAGTGTTTTTTCTTTTGCCACTTATATCAACGGAATTTTAAAACTAAGTTTCATTAATAGTATCCTGCCAATTATTGGTATTGTACTTACTGTCTTTGTGATCAAAAGAGTTTTGAACGGAAGCATCGAAAAAGGAACTTCACAAATACTCTATGCCGTTGCCAAAAAAGCAAGTATTATTCCCAGAAAACAAATGTACGCGCAAATCGTTACCAGCTCGTTAACGGTTGGTCTTGGAGGTTCTGCAGGTTTAGAAAGCCCTATTGTGATTACAGGAGCTGCTTTTGGATCGAATTTCGCCCAAAATTACAGACTCCCTTATAAGGATAGAACTTTATTGATTGGATGTGGTGTTGCCGCCGGAATTGCCGCGGCTTTTAACGCTCCTATTGCCGGAGTTCTCTTTGCCATCGAAGTTTTACTGGTAGACGTAAGCATTTCTGCCTTTACTCCTATCATGATTTCGGCTGCAACAGGCGCTTTAGTTTCAGCTATCGTCTTAGATGAAACTATTTTATTGTCTTTCAAAAAGCAGGAAGCTTTTAATTATCATAATATTCCGTTCTACGTTCTTTTAGGAATACTAACCGGTTTCATGGCGGTTTATTATGCTCGTAATTTTCAAAGAATTGAGCATTATTTTGCCAGTTTAAAAATTGGAGCTTATAAAAAAGCCTTAATAGGTTCTTCATTATTGGCCTTACTTATTTTTATTTTTCCAACATTATTTGGTGAAGGTTACGAGAGTATCAAAACACTTTCTGAAACTGATCCGGGGAAAATATTAAACAATACCTTATTTGAAGATTTCAGAAACAATCAATGGGTTTTACTGTTGTTTGTAGGATGTACCATGATGGTTAAAGTTTTTGCTTCGGCACTTACCCTTGGAAGCGGCGGAAATGGTGGTAACTTTGCTCCCTCCCTATTTCTGGGGTCCTATTTGGGGTACTTTTTCTCAAAGTCCATTAGTCTTATTGGTCTGTCAAAACTTCCAATCAGTAATTTTACAATGGTTGGAATGGCCGGAATCTTAAGCGGATTATTCCATGCTCCCCTAACTGCCATTTTCTTAATTGCCGAAATTACGGGTGGTTACAGTTTAATGATTCCACTAATGATTGTATCTTCAATCAGTTTTGCCATTTCCAAACGTTTTGAAAAATACTCCTTAGACGTTAAGGGCTTAGCTAAAAAAGGACACGCTTTTACAAGTAATAAAGATTCCAATATATTATCGACTTTAGACATCGATACGATCATCCAATGTGATTATTTAACAGTGCATCCGGATGAAAATTTAAGTAAACTGGTCGATCTTATCTCGCATTCCAACCAGGTCGTCTTTGCTGTTGTAAACAATGAAAAAGAACTTGTTGGTATCGTTCATTTTAATGATATCCGTGAAATTATCTTTAATGCTTATCGCGTCAAATACACTTCCATTAAAGATGTGATGAAAACACCGGCAGTCACTATTTCTTCTTCTGACAGCATGGAAATTGTGATGAGCAAATTCGAACAATCCAAAACAGCCTTTCTTCCCGTTATCCGAAATGAAAAATACTACGGCTTCATTTCCAAATCAATAGCATTGGAAGCCTATAGAACCAAATTGCGTTCCATGACAATAGAGTAA
- a CDS encoding Fic family protein — protein MWDIDLTYRTEFQSTFDRLYQKRHDLQNSRPLPNIALHKIQESLSLEWTYNSNSIEGNTMSLRETQMVIQEGITIKGKSLREHFETHNHDKAIDYLYTLVDDTYKLRSIDILSIHGLVLRSIEDDFAGRLRNGGVRISGANFMPPNANKVSDYLDELIDFINTNPLELNDIELATIYHHKLVWIHPFFDGNGRTVRLSMNLLLMRCGFPPAIILKNDRKKYYEALNQANNGNYQKLTLLMCQALERTLNIYLNAMPGSDYDYQKISDIVSEPETPYGQEYVSLLARTGKIDAYKEGRNWYTTKEAIEEYMLTRKRKR, from the coding sequence ATGTGGGATATTGATTTAACATATAGAACAGAGTTTCAATCAACATTTGACCGATTGTACCAAAAAAGGCATGATTTGCAAAACAGCAGACCATTGCCCAATATCGCCTTGCACAAAATTCAGGAGAGCTTGTCCCTAGAATGGACATACAATTCGAACAGCATCGAAGGCAACACCATGAGTTTACGTGAAACGCAAATGGTCATTCAGGAAGGTATTACCATCAAAGGAAAATCATTACGTGAGCATTTTGAAACCCATAACCACGATAAGGCTATTGATTATCTGTATACTTTAGTAGATGACACTTACAAACTCCGAAGCATCGATATTTTGTCGATCCACGGATTGGTTTTACGTTCTATTGAAGATGATTTTGCCGGTCGTTTGCGTAACGGAGGTGTCCGCATTTCGGGAGCCAATTTTATGCCGCCCAATGCCAACAAGGTTTCAGATTATCTTGATGAACTAATCGATTTTATCAATACAAATCCATTAGAGCTCAACGATATTGAACTGGCTACGATTTATCATCATAAACTGGTTTGGATACATCCCTTTTTTGACGGAAATGGACGTACAGTGCGCTTAAGTATGAATTTATTGCTAATGCGTTGTGGTTTTCCTCCGGCAATTATCCTTAAAAATGATCGGAAGAAATATTACGAAGCCCTTAATCAGGCCAACAATGGTAACTATCAGAAGTTAACCCTTTTGATGTGTCAGGCTTTAGAGCGAACTTTAAACATCTATCTAAATGCAATGCCAGGCAGCGATTACGATTACCAAAAAATATCCGATATCGTAAGCGAGCCTGAAACTCCATACGGCCAGGAATATGTAAGTCTACTTGCCAGAACAGGTAAAATAGATGCTTATAAAGAAGGCCGAAACTGGTACACCACCAAAGAAGCCATTGAAGAATACATGCTCACACGCAAAAGAAAACGCTAA